In the Sulfurovum sp. UBA12169 genome, GGTTATTGCTTTTGATTATTTTACTGGCCACCGCTTCGCACAAAGAGATATTGAACCGCATATGAAACAAGCATTTTTGCTCTAAAGCATTGCCTATTTGATTTTAATTAACCTTTTATGCATAAAATAAAGAAAATATTATCAAAAGGCTAGAAAAATGATAAATATCCTTATGATTGAAGATGATACAGAATTTGCTGAACTTTTAAGTGAATACCTTGCACAATATGACATAAAAGTTACCAACTATGAAGATCCTTATTTGGGTTTAAGCGCAGGCGTTAAAAAATATGATCTGCTTATCCTTGATCTGACGCTGCCCGGCATGGACGGGCTGGAAGTGTGCAAAGAAGTCGTACAAAAATACAATATCCCCATCATCATCTCTTCAGCCAGATCAGACATCAACGATAAAGTACAGGGTTTGGCACTTGGAGCGGATGACTATCTTCCCAAACCCTACGATCCCAAAGAGATGTATGCTAGAATCACGTCT is a window encoding:
- a CDS encoding DNA-binding response regulator codes for the protein MINILMIEDDTEFAELLSEYLAQYDIKVTNYEDPYLGLSAGVKKYDLLILDLTLPGMDGLEVCKEVVQKYNIPIIISSARSDINDKVQGLALGADDYLPKPYDPKEMYARITSLLRRYHKTQHEEDAPKSDFETRGDTIYFKGEALILTPAEFEVLSLLVKHQGITQSREQIINTSQTMSIDSQGKSLDVIISKIRSKLDDPKRIQAVRGIGYKLV